The Anoplopoma fimbria isolate UVic2021 breed Golden Eagle Sablefish chromosome 20, Afim_UVic_2022, whole genome shotgun sequence genome includes a window with the following:
- the kel gene encoding kell blood group glycoprotein isoform X1 produces MTTDHLLRMSETPIELELSVQPSSQPESERGLQPPPLFQLPLPTQVPSDAHQQTQLQPELQLSESDPEHQHQAKPVCINYRRLLLLLLGFSLCAAILGLVYYMHHNHQKSNIQTDKVTPCVSPACQWASARLSMSADPFTQPCDYFLFTCGSDALSPDNGVRQRGQGIPGHPQNLKEKVVWTERRGQSKEREDRGLRKEKIPDRKTVLLQYLREILGSKSNDRLGSTAVQKAKGFYRSCLDTKSIETAGAEPFLTLIQKLGGWAVSGQWNRTDFNSTLSLLMRDYATFPFFNLYVGKDPNEIARGTTKRYIQIDQPDLLIPIEWNSRTLKSQAKTQTLRPFLAACQRYLALLGARPSSSMIHVGTFISLSSELAVTAAPLHYRLSKRQLYQRMTIRELQNRAPAIDWLRCLQAAFHPLPLIEDDHVLLHNYPYIVQMSRIIGIWLNKHELMTSGPVHTYMVLNLLHTLMPALDSRFSGTAKNLSMDLGDTEGVADRWKHCVLETERGFDNVLTHLLSERTAHREAEEIIQNIFSSFKSKLHELKWTDQKALQFVMKKVQSLTPRLWTTKEISSEAELDLLFSKVTVNTNSFFSNYVQLLSLWQKRRSRLLTEQAEAADILSVTPFLLGDELLFPMGMFTPPLFHPTFPRAMNYGVMGFLMAKDILHLILPDVYSQSETVHAVGECVWAHYLTVTEKTGRGTLSAAQQQEVWVQYSALQIALQAYHQSLKSNPSDTSISGLSDTPLFLTSFSQVHCDSDPYSEFMPLEPSFLITVICAQSDLCPTSLQCPNETQQHSLQTC; encoded by the exons ATGACAACCGACCATCTACTAAGAATGAGTGAAACTCCAATAGAGCTTGAG CTATCAGTCCAGCCATCGTCACAGCCTGAATCTGAGAGGGGGCTCCAGCCTCCACCTCTGTTTCAGCTGCCACTCCCCACCCAAGTTCCCTCCGATGCCCATCAACAAACCCAGCTCCAGCCTGAGCTACAGCTGTCAGAGTCTGACCCCGAGCACCAGCACCAAGCAAAGCCAGTGTGCATAAATTATCGAAGgctgcttctcctccttttGGGGTTCTCCTTATGTGCTGCCATTCTGGGACTTGTTTACTATATGCATCATAATCATCAAAAAAGCAATATCCAGACAGACAAAG TGACTCCATGTGTCTCCCCAGCCTGTCAGTGGGCCTCGGCCCGTCTCTCCATGTCTGCTGATCCCTTCACGCAGCCCTGCGATTACTTCTTGTTCACATGTGGATCTGATGCACTTTCACCAGACAATGGGGTGAGACAAAGAGGGCAGGGCATCCCTGGACATCCACAGAACCTGAAGGAAAAGGTTGtgtggacagagaggagaggacagagtaaagagagagaagatagAGGACTGAGAAAGGAGAAAATACCGGACAGAAAAACTGTGCTGCTGCAGTATCTCAGGGAGATTTTGGGTAGTA AATCAAACGACAGACTGGGTAGTACAGCAGTGCAAAAGGCCAAAGGGTTTTACCGTTCCTGTTTGGACACCAAATCCATAGAAACAGCTGGAGCAGAGCCGTTCCTCACACTCATCCAGAAA CTAGGTGGCTGGGCCGTATCGGGCCAGTGGAATCGGACAGACTTTAACTCCACCCTGAGCCTCCTCATGAGAGACTACGCCACCTTTCCATTCTTCAACCTCTATGTGGGCAAAGACCCAAATGAAATTGCCCGCGGGACAACCAAAAGATATATACAG ATCGATCAGCCGGATCTGTTGATCCCGATCGAATGGAACAGCAGGACACTGAAGTCTCAAGCTAAAACTCAG ACGCTACGTCCCTTCTTGGCAGCGTGTCAGAGGTACCTGGCACTGTTGGGGGCTCGACCCAGCAGCAGCATGATCCACGTGGGCACGTtcatctctctgtcctctgagCTCGCTGTGACTGCTGCACCTCTGCACTATCGCCTGTCGAAAAGACAGCTTTATCAGCGCATGACCATCAGAGAACTACAG AACCGGGCTCCTGCCATTGATTGGCTGCGCTGTCTGCAGGCGGCTTTCCATCCCCTGCCACTCATCGAAGATGATCATGTCCTTCTGCATAACTACCCCTACATTGTGCAAATGTCCCGCATCATCGGCATATGGCTGAACAAGCATGAGCTGATGACCAG CGGCCCCGTTCACACCTACATGGTACTCAATCTGCTGCACACCCTGATGCCTGCTCTGGACTCCAGGTTTTCTGGAACAGCAAAGAATTTGTCTATGGATCTGGGTGACACTGAAGGG GTAGCTGATCGCTGGAAACACTGTGTATTAGAGACTGAGAGAGGATTCGACAACGTTCTTACCCACCTTCTCAGTGAACGGACAGCCCACAGAGAG GCAGAGGagattattcaaaatatattttcctcctTCAAGTCCAAATTACATGAACTCAAGTGGACGGATCAGAAGGCTCTCCAGTTTGTCATGAAAAAG GTTCAGTCTTTAACTCCAAGACTTTGGACTACAAAGGAGATCTCTAGTGAGGCGGAGCTCGACCTGCTTTTTTCCAAG GTGACAGTCAACACAAATAGCTTCTTCTCCAACTATGTCCAGCTACTTTCCTTATGGCAAAAGAGACGCAGTCGACTCTTGACTGAGCAGGCTGAGGCGGCTGATAT TCTGTCTGTCACACCATTTCTCCTCGGTGATGAGCTCCTCTTTCCCATGGGAATGttcacccctcctctcttccaTCCTACCTTTCCTAG GGCAATGAATTATGGTGTGATGGGTTTCCTGATGGCCAAAGATATCCTCCACCTAATTTTGCCGGATG TTTACTCTCAGAGTGAGACGGTGCATGCTGTGGGGGAATGTGTGTGGGCTCACTACCTCACTGTGACAGAGAAAACGGGCCGAGGTACTCTCTCAGCAGCGCAGCAGCAGGAGGTGTGGGTGCAGTATTCTGCACTGCAGATAGCATTGCAG gCTTATCATCAGAGTTTAAAGAGCAATCCCAGTGACACCTCCATCTCAGGACTATCAGACACTCCACTGTTTCTCACATCTTTTTCACAG GTTCACTGTGACTCAGACCCATACAGTGAATTTATGCCCTTGGAACCCTCCTTCTTGATTACAGTGATCTGTGCACAATCTGACCTGTGTCCTACAAGCCTGCAGTGCCCCAATGAAACCCAGCAGCACTCATTACAAACATGCTGA
- the kel gene encoding kell blood group glycoprotein isoform X2, which produces MTTDHLLRMSETPIELELSVQPSSQPESERGLQPPPLFQLPLPTQVPSDAHQQTQLQPELQLSESDPEHQHQAKPVCINYRRLLLLLLGFSLCAAILGLVYYMHHNHQKSNIQTDKVTPCVSPACQWASARLSMSADPFTQPCDYFLFTCGSDALSPDNGVRQRGQGIPGHPQNLKEKVVWTERRGQSKEREDRGLRKEKIPDRKTVLLQYLREILGKSNDRLGSTAVQKAKGFYRSCLDTKSIETAGAEPFLTLIQKLGGWAVSGQWNRTDFNSTLSLLMRDYATFPFFNLYVGKDPNEIARGTTKRYIQIDQPDLLIPIEWNSRTLKSQAKTQTLRPFLAACQRYLALLGARPSSSMIHVGTFISLSSELAVTAAPLHYRLSKRQLYQRMTIRELQNRAPAIDWLRCLQAAFHPLPLIEDDHVLLHNYPYIVQMSRIIGIWLNKHELMTSGPVHTYMVLNLLHTLMPALDSRFSGTAKNLSMDLGDTEGVADRWKHCVLETERGFDNVLTHLLSERTAHREAEEIIQNIFSSFKSKLHELKWTDQKALQFVMKKVQSLTPRLWTTKEISSEAELDLLFSKVTVNTNSFFSNYVQLLSLWQKRRSRLLTEQAEAADILSVTPFLLGDELLFPMGMFTPPLFHPTFPRAMNYGVMGFLMAKDILHLILPDVYSQSETVHAVGECVWAHYLTVTEKTGRGTLSAAQQQEVWVQYSALQIALQAYHQSLKSNPSDTSISGLSDTPLFLTSFSQVHCDSDPYSEFMPLEPSFLITVICAQSDLCPTSLQCPNETQQHSLQTC; this is translated from the exons ATGACAACCGACCATCTACTAAGAATGAGTGAAACTCCAATAGAGCTTGAG CTATCAGTCCAGCCATCGTCACAGCCTGAATCTGAGAGGGGGCTCCAGCCTCCACCTCTGTTTCAGCTGCCACTCCCCACCCAAGTTCCCTCCGATGCCCATCAACAAACCCAGCTCCAGCCTGAGCTACAGCTGTCAGAGTCTGACCCCGAGCACCAGCACCAAGCAAAGCCAGTGTGCATAAATTATCGAAGgctgcttctcctccttttGGGGTTCTCCTTATGTGCTGCCATTCTGGGACTTGTTTACTATATGCATCATAATCATCAAAAAAGCAATATCCAGACAGACAAAG TGACTCCATGTGTCTCCCCAGCCTGTCAGTGGGCCTCGGCCCGTCTCTCCATGTCTGCTGATCCCTTCACGCAGCCCTGCGATTACTTCTTGTTCACATGTGGATCTGATGCACTTTCACCAGACAATGGGGTGAGACAAAGAGGGCAGGGCATCCCTGGACATCCACAGAACCTGAAGGAAAAGGTTGtgtggacagagaggagaggacagagtaaagagagagaagatagAGGACTGAGAAAGGAGAAAATACCGGACAGAAAAACTGTGCTGCTGCAGTATCTCAGGGAGATTTTGGGTA AATCAAACGACAGACTGGGTAGTACAGCAGTGCAAAAGGCCAAAGGGTTTTACCGTTCCTGTTTGGACACCAAATCCATAGAAACAGCTGGAGCAGAGCCGTTCCTCACACTCATCCAGAAA CTAGGTGGCTGGGCCGTATCGGGCCAGTGGAATCGGACAGACTTTAACTCCACCCTGAGCCTCCTCATGAGAGACTACGCCACCTTTCCATTCTTCAACCTCTATGTGGGCAAAGACCCAAATGAAATTGCCCGCGGGACAACCAAAAGATATATACAG ATCGATCAGCCGGATCTGTTGATCCCGATCGAATGGAACAGCAGGACACTGAAGTCTCAAGCTAAAACTCAG ACGCTACGTCCCTTCTTGGCAGCGTGTCAGAGGTACCTGGCACTGTTGGGGGCTCGACCCAGCAGCAGCATGATCCACGTGGGCACGTtcatctctctgtcctctgagCTCGCTGTGACTGCTGCACCTCTGCACTATCGCCTGTCGAAAAGACAGCTTTATCAGCGCATGACCATCAGAGAACTACAG AACCGGGCTCCTGCCATTGATTGGCTGCGCTGTCTGCAGGCGGCTTTCCATCCCCTGCCACTCATCGAAGATGATCATGTCCTTCTGCATAACTACCCCTACATTGTGCAAATGTCCCGCATCATCGGCATATGGCTGAACAAGCATGAGCTGATGACCAG CGGCCCCGTTCACACCTACATGGTACTCAATCTGCTGCACACCCTGATGCCTGCTCTGGACTCCAGGTTTTCTGGAACAGCAAAGAATTTGTCTATGGATCTGGGTGACACTGAAGGG GTAGCTGATCGCTGGAAACACTGTGTATTAGAGACTGAGAGAGGATTCGACAACGTTCTTACCCACCTTCTCAGTGAACGGACAGCCCACAGAGAG GCAGAGGagattattcaaaatatattttcctcctTCAAGTCCAAATTACATGAACTCAAGTGGACGGATCAGAAGGCTCTCCAGTTTGTCATGAAAAAG GTTCAGTCTTTAACTCCAAGACTTTGGACTACAAAGGAGATCTCTAGTGAGGCGGAGCTCGACCTGCTTTTTTCCAAG GTGACAGTCAACACAAATAGCTTCTTCTCCAACTATGTCCAGCTACTTTCCTTATGGCAAAAGAGACGCAGTCGACTCTTGACTGAGCAGGCTGAGGCGGCTGATAT TCTGTCTGTCACACCATTTCTCCTCGGTGATGAGCTCCTCTTTCCCATGGGAATGttcacccctcctctcttccaTCCTACCTTTCCTAG GGCAATGAATTATGGTGTGATGGGTTTCCTGATGGCCAAAGATATCCTCCACCTAATTTTGCCGGATG TTTACTCTCAGAGTGAGACGGTGCATGCTGTGGGGGAATGTGTGTGGGCTCACTACCTCACTGTGACAGAGAAAACGGGCCGAGGTACTCTCTCAGCAGCGCAGCAGCAGGAGGTGTGGGTGCAGTATTCTGCACTGCAGATAGCATTGCAG gCTTATCATCAGAGTTTAAAGAGCAATCCCAGTGACACCTCCATCTCAGGACTATCAGACACTCCACTGTTTCTCACATCTTTTTCACAG GTTCACTGTGACTCAGACCCATACAGTGAATTTATGCCCTTGGAACCCTCCTTCTTGATTACAGTGATCTGTGCACAATCTGACCTGTGTCCTACAAGCCTGCAGTGCCCCAATGAAACCCAGCAGCACTCATTACAAACATGCTGA
- the kel gene encoding kell blood group glycoprotein isoform X3 has protein sequence MTTDHLLRMSETPIELELSVQPSSQPESERGLQPPPLFQLPLPTQVPSDAHQQTQLQPELQLSESDPEHQHQAKPVCINYRRLLLLLLGFSLCAAILGLVYYMHHNHQKSNIQTDKVTPCVSPACQWASARLSMSADPFTQPCDYFLFTCGSDALSPDNGVRQRGQGIPGHPQNLKEKVVWTERRGQSKEREDRGLRKEKIPDRKTVLLQYLREILESNDRLGSTAVQKAKGFYRSCLDTKSIETAGAEPFLTLIQKLGGWAVSGQWNRTDFNSTLSLLMRDYATFPFFNLYVGKDPNEIARGTTKRYIQIDQPDLLIPIEWNSRTLKSQAKTQTLRPFLAACQRYLALLGARPSSSMIHVGTFISLSSELAVTAAPLHYRLSKRQLYQRMTIRELQNRAPAIDWLRCLQAAFHPLPLIEDDHVLLHNYPYIVQMSRIIGIWLNKHELMTSGPVHTYMVLNLLHTLMPALDSRFSGTAKNLSMDLGDTEGVADRWKHCVLETERGFDNVLTHLLSERTAHREAEEIIQNIFSSFKSKLHELKWTDQKALQFVMKKVQSLTPRLWTTKEISSEAELDLLFSKVTVNTNSFFSNYVQLLSLWQKRRSRLLTEQAEAADILSVTPFLLGDELLFPMGMFTPPLFHPTFPRAMNYGVMGFLMAKDILHLILPDVYSQSETVHAVGECVWAHYLTVTEKTGRGTLSAAQQQEVWVQYSALQIALQAYHQSLKSNPSDTSISGLSDTPLFLTSFSQVHCDSDPYSEFMPLEPSFLITVICAQSDLCPTSLQCPNETQQHSLQTC, from the exons ATGACAACCGACCATCTACTAAGAATGAGTGAAACTCCAATAGAGCTTGAG CTATCAGTCCAGCCATCGTCACAGCCTGAATCTGAGAGGGGGCTCCAGCCTCCACCTCTGTTTCAGCTGCCACTCCCCACCCAAGTTCCCTCCGATGCCCATCAACAAACCCAGCTCCAGCCTGAGCTACAGCTGTCAGAGTCTGACCCCGAGCACCAGCACCAAGCAAAGCCAGTGTGCATAAATTATCGAAGgctgcttctcctccttttGGGGTTCTCCTTATGTGCTGCCATTCTGGGACTTGTTTACTATATGCATCATAATCATCAAAAAAGCAATATCCAGACAGACAAAG TGACTCCATGTGTCTCCCCAGCCTGTCAGTGGGCCTCGGCCCGTCTCTCCATGTCTGCTGATCCCTTCACGCAGCCCTGCGATTACTTCTTGTTCACATGTGGATCTGATGCACTTTCACCAGACAATGGGGTGAGACAAAGAGGGCAGGGCATCCCTGGACATCCACAGAACCTGAAGGAAAAGGTTGtgtggacagagaggagaggacagagtaaagagagagaagatagAGGACTGAGAAAGGAGAAAATACCGGACAGAAAAACTGTGCTGCTGCAGTATCTCAGGGAGATTTTGG AATCAAACGACAGACTGGGTAGTACAGCAGTGCAAAAGGCCAAAGGGTTTTACCGTTCCTGTTTGGACACCAAATCCATAGAAACAGCTGGAGCAGAGCCGTTCCTCACACTCATCCAGAAA CTAGGTGGCTGGGCCGTATCGGGCCAGTGGAATCGGACAGACTTTAACTCCACCCTGAGCCTCCTCATGAGAGACTACGCCACCTTTCCATTCTTCAACCTCTATGTGGGCAAAGACCCAAATGAAATTGCCCGCGGGACAACCAAAAGATATATACAG ATCGATCAGCCGGATCTGTTGATCCCGATCGAATGGAACAGCAGGACACTGAAGTCTCAAGCTAAAACTCAG ACGCTACGTCCCTTCTTGGCAGCGTGTCAGAGGTACCTGGCACTGTTGGGGGCTCGACCCAGCAGCAGCATGATCCACGTGGGCACGTtcatctctctgtcctctgagCTCGCTGTGACTGCTGCACCTCTGCACTATCGCCTGTCGAAAAGACAGCTTTATCAGCGCATGACCATCAGAGAACTACAG AACCGGGCTCCTGCCATTGATTGGCTGCGCTGTCTGCAGGCGGCTTTCCATCCCCTGCCACTCATCGAAGATGATCATGTCCTTCTGCATAACTACCCCTACATTGTGCAAATGTCCCGCATCATCGGCATATGGCTGAACAAGCATGAGCTGATGACCAG CGGCCCCGTTCACACCTACATGGTACTCAATCTGCTGCACACCCTGATGCCTGCTCTGGACTCCAGGTTTTCTGGAACAGCAAAGAATTTGTCTATGGATCTGGGTGACACTGAAGGG GTAGCTGATCGCTGGAAACACTGTGTATTAGAGACTGAGAGAGGATTCGACAACGTTCTTACCCACCTTCTCAGTGAACGGACAGCCCACAGAGAG GCAGAGGagattattcaaaatatattttcctcctTCAAGTCCAAATTACATGAACTCAAGTGGACGGATCAGAAGGCTCTCCAGTTTGTCATGAAAAAG GTTCAGTCTTTAACTCCAAGACTTTGGACTACAAAGGAGATCTCTAGTGAGGCGGAGCTCGACCTGCTTTTTTCCAAG GTGACAGTCAACACAAATAGCTTCTTCTCCAACTATGTCCAGCTACTTTCCTTATGGCAAAAGAGACGCAGTCGACTCTTGACTGAGCAGGCTGAGGCGGCTGATAT TCTGTCTGTCACACCATTTCTCCTCGGTGATGAGCTCCTCTTTCCCATGGGAATGttcacccctcctctcttccaTCCTACCTTTCCTAG GGCAATGAATTATGGTGTGATGGGTTTCCTGATGGCCAAAGATATCCTCCACCTAATTTTGCCGGATG TTTACTCTCAGAGTGAGACGGTGCATGCTGTGGGGGAATGTGTGTGGGCTCACTACCTCACTGTGACAGAGAAAACGGGCCGAGGTACTCTCTCAGCAGCGCAGCAGCAGGAGGTGTGGGTGCAGTATTCTGCACTGCAGATAGCATTGCAG gCTTATCATCAGAGTTTAAAGAGCAATCCCAGTGACACCTCCATCTCAGGACTATCAGACACTCCACTGTTTCTCACATCTTTTTCACAG GTTCACTGTGACTCAGACCCATACAGTGAATTTATGCCCTTGGAACCCTCCTTCTTGATTACAGTGATCTGTGCACAATCTGACCTGTGTCCTACAAGCCTGCAGTGCCCCAATGAAACCCAGCAGCACTCATTACAAACATGCTGA
- the kel gene encoding kell blood group glycoprotein isoform X4 — translation MTTDHLLRMSETPIELEPPPLFQLPLPTQVPSDAHQQTQLQPELQLSESDPEHQHQAKPVCINYRRLLLLLLGFSLCAAILGLVYYMHHNHQKSNIQTDKVTPCVSPACQWASARLSMSADPFTQPCDYFLFTCGSDALSPDNGVRQRGQGIPGHPQNLKEKVVWTERRGQSKEREDRGLRKEKIPDRKTVLLQYLREILGSKSNDRLGSTAVQKAKGFYRSCLDTKSIETAGAEPFLTLIQKLGGWAVSGQWNRTDFNSTLSLLMRDYATFPFFNLYVGKDPNEIARGTTKRYIQIDQPDLLIPIEWNSRTLKSQAKTQTLRPFLAACQRYLALLGARPSSSMIHVGTFISLSSELAVTAAPLHYRLSKRQLYQRMTIRELQNRAPAIDWLRCLQAAFHPLPLIEDDHVLLHNYPYIVQMSRIIGIWLNKHELMTSGPVHTYMVLNLLHTLMPALDSRFSGTAKNLSMDLGDTEGVADRWKHCVLETERGFDNVLTHLLSERTAHREAEEIIQNIFSSFKSKLHELKWTDQKALQFVMKKVQSLTPRLWTTKEISSEAELDLLFSKVTVNTNSFFSNYVQLLSLWQKRRSRLLTEQAEAADILSVTPFLLGDELLFPMGMFTPPLFHPTFPRAMNYGVMGFLMAKDILHLILPDVYSQSETVHAVGECVWAHYLTVTEKTGRGTLSAAQQQEVWVQYSALQIALQAYHQSLKSNPSDTSISGLSDTPLFLTSFSQVHCDSDPYSEFMPLEPSFLITVICAQSDLCPTSLQCPNETQQHSLQTC, via the exons ATGACAACCGACCATCTACTAAGAATGAGTGAAACTCCAATAGAGCTTGAG CCTCCACCTCTGTTTCAGCTGCCACTCCCCACCCAAGTTCCCTCCGATGCCCATCAACAAACCCAGCTCCAGCCTGAGCTACAGCTGTCAGAGTCTGACCCCGAGCACCAGCACCAAGCAAAGCCAGTGTGCATAAATTATCGAAGgctgcttctcctccttttGGGGTTCTCCTTATGTGCTGCCATTCTGGGACTTGTTTACTATATGCATCATAATCATCAAAAAAGCAATATCCAGACAGACAAAG TGACTCCATGTGTCTCCCCAGCCTGTCAGTGGGCCTCGGCCCGTCTCTCCATGTCTGCTGATCCCTTCACGCAGCCCTGCGATTACTTCTTGTTCACATGTGGATCTGATGCACTTTCACCAGACAATGGGGTGAGACAAAGAGGGCAGGGCATCCCTGGACATCCACAGAACCTGAAGGAAAAGGTTGtgtggacagagaggagaggacagagtaaagagagagaagatagAGGACTGAGAAAGGAGAAAATACCGGACAGAAAAACTGTGCTGCTGCAGTATCTCAGGGAGATTTTGGGTAGTA AATCAAACGACAGACTGGGTAGTACAGCAGTGCAAAAGGCCAAAGGGTTTTACCGTTCCTGTTTGGACACCAAATCCATAGAAACAGCTGGAGCAGAGCCGTTCCTCACACTCATCCAGAAA CTAGGTGGCTGGGCCGTATCGGGCCAGTGGAATCGGACAGACTTTAACTCCACCCTGAGCCTCCTCATGAGAGACTACGCCACCTTTCCATTCTTCAACCTCTATGTGGGCAAAGACCCAAATGAAATTGCCCGCGGGACAACCAAAAGATATATACAG ATCGATCAGCCGGATCTGTTGATCCCGATCGAATGGAACAGCAGGACACTGAAGTCTCAAGCTAAAACTCAG ACGCTACGTCCCTTCTTGGCAGCGTGTCAGAGGTACCTGGCACTGTTGGGGGCTCGACCCAGCAGCAGCATGATCCACGTGGGCACGTtcatctctctgtcctctgagCTCGCTGTGACTGCTGCACCTCTGCACTATCGCCTGTCGAAAAGACAGCTTTATCAGCGCATGACCATCAGAGAACTACAG AACCGGGCTCCTGCCATTGATTGGCTGCGCTGTCTGCAGGCGGCTTTCCATCCCCTGCCACTCATCGAAGATGATCATGTCCTTCTGCATAACTACCCCTACATTGTGCAAATGTCCCGCATCATCGGCATATGGCTGAACAAGCATGAGCTGATGACCAG CGGCCCCGTTCACACCTACATGGTACTCAATCTGCTGCACACCCTGATGCCTGCTCTGGACTCCAGGTTTTCTGGAACAGCAAAGAATTTGTCTATGGATCTGGGTGACACTGAAGGG GTAGCTGATCGCTGGAAACACTGTGTATTAGAGACTGAGAGAGGATTCGACAACGTTCTTACCCACCTTCTCAGTGAACGGACAGCCCACAGAGAG GCAGAGGagattattcaaaatatattttcctcctTCAAGTCCAAATTACATGAACTCAAGTGGACGGATCAGAAGGCTCTCCAGTTTGTCATGAAAAAG GTTCAGTCTTTAACTCCAAGACTTTGGACTACAAAGGAGATCTCTAGTGAGGCGGAGCTCGACCTGCTTTTTTCCAAG GTGACAGTCAACACAAATAGCTTCTTCTCCAACTATGTCCAGCTACTTTCCTTATGGCAAAAGAGACGCAGTCGACTCTTGACTGAGCAGGCTGAGGCGGCTGATAT TCTGTCTGTCACACCATTTCTCCTCGGTGATGAGCTCCTCTTTCCCATGGGAATGttcacccctcctctcttccaTCCTACCTTTCCTAG GGCAATGAATTATGGTGTGATGGGTTTCCTGATGGCCAAAGATATCCTCCACCTAATTTTGCCGGATG TTTACTCTCAGAGTGAGACGGTGCATGCTGTGGGGGAATGTGTGTGGGCTCACTACCTCACTGTGACAGAGAAAACGGGCCGAGGTACTCTCTCAGCAGCGCAGCAGCAGGAGGTGTGGGTGCAGTATTCTGCACTGCAGATAGCATTGCAG gCTTATCATCAGAGTTTAAAGAGCAATCCCAGTGACACCTCCATCTCAGGACTATCAGACACTCCACTGTTTCTCACATCTTTTTCACAG GTTCACTGTGACTCAGACCCATACAGTGAATTTATGCCCTTGGAACCCTCCTTCTTGATTACAGTGATCTGTGCACAATCTGACCTGTGTCCTACAAGCCTGCAGTGCCCCAATGAAACCCAGCAGCACTCATTACAAACATGCTGA
- the LOC129109553 gene encoding histone H1.01-like: MRRKATARKASPRGAKRNANNSIKAKENKALKVIKQIARPTKTPTGKGLGKAGAKRLGRLLKRAIQDPQSPVKGELSLPKTPVRLFKHQIQTVAKNEPKTHTSKQSSPYVPQLILGVVSQCKHRGGISMAELKQVLAAAGYDVTKNNRRVNVVTQRLVNDETLVRTTRHVSFRRTNKTDKKQGRTRNVKPPNSKADLRQRKTASKSSKEAEKSQRQARKTPKPKGKTRREAAKLTDKTRKPAAKSHKLAGKTQREAAKSHKLTGKIRKATAKSHKPRRKTLQARRKSPKPAGKKRRSETNQTARVQKAQRAWGRRQKQNRHPHKTSWRRPPPRRRPRLNTQRRVARRRAYYY; encoded by the exons atgcgGAGGAAAGCCACAGCCAGAAAAGCCTCACCTAGAGGCGCAAAGCGAAATGCTAACAACAGCattaaagcaaaagaaaataaagcgttaaaggtaataaaacaaatagCGAGACCTACCAAAACTCCGACTGGGAAAGGCCTTGGAAAAGCTGGAGCCAAGCGATTGGGCCGCCTTCTGAAACGAGCCATCCAGGACCCGCAGTCCCCGGTGAAAGGAGAACTCTCTCTGCCGA AGACTCCTGTTCGTCTTTTCAAGCATCAGATTCAAACTGTGGCTAAAAATGAACCCAAGACACACACGTCAAAGCAGTCCTCGCCTTACGTCCCCCAGCTCATCCTTGGTGTGGTTTCCCAATGCAAACACCGAGGTGGCATCTCCATGGCAGAGCTCAAGCAGGTGCTGGCTGCGGCAGGCTACGATGTCACCAAGAACAACAGGCGGGTGAACGTGGTGACTCAAAGGCTGGTTAACGATGAGACACTTGTTCGAACTACAAGGCACGTATCATTCAGACGCACCAATAAG acagacaaaaagcaAGGAAGAACGAGAAATGTGAAACCCCCAAACTCAAAAGCTGATCTGAGGCAGAGAAAAACAGCCAGCAAATCCTCCAAAGAAGCAGAAAAGTCGCAGAGGCAGGCCAGAAAGACTCCCAAACCAAAAGGAAAGACTCGCAGAGAAGCAGCCAAATTAACAGACAAGACTCGTAAACCAGCAGCCAAATCACACAAACTAGCAGGCAAAACTCAGAGAGAAGCAGCCAAATCACACAAACTAACTGGCAAGATTCGCAAAGCAACAGCCAAATCCCACAAACCAAGAAGGAAGACACTGCAAGCAAGAAGAAAATCTCCAAAGCCAGCGGGGAAGAAACGCAGATCTGAAACTAACCAAACAGCCCGGGTTCAAAAGGCACAAAGGGCCTGGGGACGTCGACAAAAGCAAAACAGACATCCACATAAGACTTCATGGAGAAGACCGCCACCAAGACGGAGGCCAAGATTAAACACACAGCGTCGGGTAGCCAGGAGAAGAGCTTACTACTATTAG